A window of Desmospora profundinema genomic DNA:
AGCGGGCAGCGGTGCCACCTTTCAGCAATGGGGCGGCTCTTTTGCCTGGGGTGTGTGGACGATGGTTGTAGCGGTTGTTTTTATTCTTTTGTTTGATCTGAAAGGCCTTTTGTCTATGAATGCGATCCTGATTCCGGTGATGACAGCTGTGCTGATCCTGGTCTGTGTACAATTTTTGAGCAATCACAACTGGATCGACCCTACCGGATCCCCCTCTTTTTCCACCATGCCGGCTTGGCCGTCCGCCATCACCTATGCCGCTTTTAATATGATGTCCTTGCTGGCTGTACTGTCCACTCTAGGCAAACAGGTTCGACATGGGATGGAGATCTGGTTGGCGGGGATTATCAGCTCGTCCGCCCTCGGACTCATCGCCGCTCTGTATAATTATTCATTGCTGCGAGTGGAGGATTTAGTCTCTCAGTATGAGATTCCTTTGTTCGCATTGATGCGGAGTTATTCACCGTTATGGGTGATGGCCATCTCTTTCATTTTGTGGCTGGCGATCTACACCACCGCCGTAAGCAATATCCATGGATTGGCATTTCGCCTTTCCACCATGTTTCCCCTGCCGCGTTGGTTGATTGGCGGGGGAATCCTGGTATTGCTCGTTCCACTTTCCCGCCTGGGTTTCACCAATCTGGTTACATTCCTTTATCCCTTATATGGCGTGTTGAACTTGTTTATCTTAACCATGCTCCTTCTTTATCCCTTGACCCATCGCG
This region includes:
- a CDS encoding YkvI family membrane protein, with amino-acid sequence MRFSLWHSLKLSMTIVGTTIGAGFASGREIWEFFGSYGRSSNWSILLAMALFFTASLVILFISWKKQTRHYSEVLSHVIGSRMAKGFDGIVILFLLSSTLVMVAGSGATFQQWGGSFAWGVWTMVVAVVFILLFDLKGLLSMNAILIPVMTAVLILVCVQFLSNHNWIDPTGSPSFSTMPAWPSAITYAAFNMMSLLAVLSTLGKQVRHGMEIWLAGIISSSALGLIAALYNYSLLRVEDLVSQYEIPLFALMRSYSPLWVMAISFILWLAIYTTAVSNIHGLAFRLSTMFPLPRWLIGGGILVLLVPLSRLGFTNLVTFLYPLYGVLNLFILTMLLLYPLTHRERA